The sequence GTGAAGCTGAATGGCATCTCTTTTTGCGAAGGCAGTACCGACGCTGGCAAGTTCAGAGCAGGCTCCTTGTTGACTGCTTGGGCATCTCGATCCTTCAAGGCGAAGCTCTCTTTTCCCTTTGTCTTCCCCTTGCTACCGGCATTTGCAGAAACGAGGATGGTGTCGACCGTTTCGTCGACATTCTCTCCTCCCCTCTTGACATTCTCGTCATCCTTGATGGGTCGAAGATGCTGCATATAGTCGTATTCTGAATCGTCAAAGTAGATGCCGTAGTTGGCCGCTTCTCCGATGTTACTCCTGATGGGTTTGCCGTACTTGTCGCGGATGACGGACGcatcagcttcgagctctgcCCTCGTCTTGCCCTTGGCGCGCGACTGGTTGGCCGGGTCGTACGAGAGCAGCACGTGTGCACCTGCATCTGGGTCGTTGATCAGCGGATCACGCTGCGATCGATGGACAAGCTGGAAGTGCTGTGCGTTTTCGGAACGCCATATTGACTTGTTCTTGGTTTTGGACTTGGCCGGCATGATTAGAGTACGCTTCCTCGCTCGCTGGCTGGCGGTTACTGGTGGCGATGAGTAGGTGAGCTTTGAAGCTCTTTAAGGTCAGGCGTAGATCTGATCTTCTAGCCTTGCTTCGAGAATTGCGTCCGGGTATTCGGTAGAGTGTGTGAGGGGGTCGATAAGTGGTGTTGAGAAGACTTGGTGAGATAGTCAAGTTTGTGCCTGCTCGCGGTGATTGAGCAGCTGTACGAGGTAGCTAAGTTACGCTgtcaactcacgactttcgAAAAATATTTTGAGAACGCTTCGAACTGTGGCTTCCACCAAAAAGTTTCACACAGCTCAACGCGGACCCTTACACAGGTGAATTTTCGCAAGACGAGGGTTTTTTCTGCGTCCGCGTTTGACATAACTTACTCCACAATCATGGCTTACATAAGCCAAACTTCTCATCACCACATCGCCGCCGCCCCTCTTGAATCTTTATGTCGACTCGTTCTATGTGCTTTGTACACTAATGCTTTTGACACGACGCCCTCGATACGTGAAACGGTATTAGCATACGACATGACTGCTCCGACCTCATCGTCAGGTAGGCTCTTGCTTCCAGGCCAACCGGTGTCCGTCTCACGCTCCTCTAAGCCGCAGCTTGAACTTGGGCTCGGCACATACGCACGAGGTGACTACATCCTCTCCTCACTGGTCGgttacgaatcacgcacACTGTCtggctcgtcatcgtcttcctcttcgacaTTACCGAATCAGACGACTAAGTCAAAAACTGGGCTTGCTCAGACGGAGATCGTGTCTATCAGCGGCGTAGAAAATCGGTTCGTTGTACCGCGACCTGATTCAACCGTGATTGCGCGAGTGACGCGCGTCACCCCGCGCCAGGCGTACCTGTCGATCCTGATCGTCGACGGACAACCGTGTGGATCTTCGTCCTCAACATCATCCACCTTCGTCCAGTCCGGTCTGGGCAACCATGCAGCGGGCGAAGGCGAAGGCGTCGACTTTCAAGGCGTAGTTCGATCGCAAGACGTAAGAAGCACCGAAAAGGACAAAGTGAAAATCGCCGATTGCTTCCGTCCAGGCGACATTGTCCGTGCCACCGTAATCAGTCTGGGCGATGCTAGAAGCTACTACTTGTCCACCGCCGGAAACAGTCTAGGTGTCATCTATGCCACGAGCGCAACTTCAGCAGGTGCCCAACTCTCCGACACACCAGGTGGCGCAGGCTGGAACATCACCGGCAATCCCATGCTACCCATAAGCTGGAACCAGATGATCGATCCCATCACCGGCATCCTCGAAAACCGAAAGTGCGCTAAACCTGATTCGATCTGATCCCGCTTCTCCCCAACTTCCAACGTCCAAacgctctctctctcatTCAACTGTACTAATACACTCATTTCACCTAAATCTCACGCTCTCACACTGATGCTTCCCGCCTCTGTTATACGGTCCGAACGTAGCGATTTCCATTCTATACCGATCAAGGCTTATCAACGTTGAGTGTCGTACAATTTCCAACGACTGTGCCGTTTGCGTCAAAGCAACGACAAAAAGCGTCAAGTGATTGGGATTCTGTTTGCTGAAATGtgtttgtgtgtgtgtgtgcatGCATGCGTATCCATCTTGTTATGTTCAATCGAGCTCCTTCGCTTGGGGGTCACCTCAATCTTTGCggtggaagagcgagtGTTTGCGCTTACTTTCTTCGCTCATCACCTTAACGTGAGGATGGTCGGGCTGCTCGCCCGGCTTGCCGTCCTTCAAGATGTGTGCGCAGGTACGAATGTTTTTCAACCAATCGTCAcccttgtcgtcgtcgtcctcgaaTTCGGACAAGCCGATCGAGCCAAGTCCTGCTGCATGAGCGTCTCGGCTGATACCGTCAAAGGTGGCACTCGTTGGAGAAGTTGCCCCATCGCGCACATGAGCTTGTGCGTGAGCGCCATCGATCGCCGAGCGGAGCATATCAGTCGAGTTACTCCTTGACATGACAGGTGTGCGAGTGAGCGGGCTGTCTGTATCGCTGAATCGACGACCGCGCAGAAGGTCTCCGAGTGTGCAGCGAAGCGAGGGCTCAACGGCCATCATGCGCGACAGTGCGGAGCGCGTCTCTCGTGGGAGCAGACGGAAGATGCTGTCCGCCGCACCCGAGGTGAAGGTGGTCTGCGAAGACGCCGAGGAGACGCTGTCGCTGCGATGCGCGTGGGGGCGAACGTCATCAAAGGCTATCTCATTGCCACCCTCGCCAGCTGCGCTGCCGTCAGCGAACGTAGAAGTGGGCGATGAGACAACAGG comes from Mycosarcoma maydis chromosome 1, whole genome shotgun sequence and encodes:
- a CDS encoding exosome non-catalytic core subunit CSL4 (related to CSL4 - exosome core component) yields the protein MTAPTSSSGRLLLPGQPVSVSRSSKPQLELGLGTYARGDYILSSLVGYESRTLSGSSSSSSSTLPNQTTKSKTGLAQTEIVSISGVENRFVVPRPDSTVIARVTRVTPRQAYLSILIVDGQPCGSSSSTSSTFVQSGLGNHAAGEGEGVDFQGVVRSQDVRSTEKDKVKIADCFRPGDIVRATVISLGDARSYYLSTAGNSLGVIYATSATSAGAQLSDTPGGAGWNITGNPMLPISWNQMIDPITGILENRKCAKPDSI